A region from the Immundisolibacter sp. genome encodes:
- a CDS encoding molybdopterin-dependent oxidoreductase has product LLFDGEPALEGQFEVTLATGEKVVVTTVYALLKAQINANHTPEQVQQQSGAHPSLTRMLAKKVATKRTCSYIGFSSAKTYHGDLGERALMLAMALSGNWGKPGTGWNTWAMPADHIELMMVMEKTVAEGGLAAFAQMEQALATKLRAEDPEITEELIGVALAKEMTTAMGLVPPAMFLYNHCGYKEAYDNKAWQDPTLKKTFGEYLSEATEQGWWQPHHLRPAPGKHPRVMMITSSNPVRRNRSGAQLLPKHLFPKLKMMFAIEPRMSASALYCDIILPAAWYYEKMDMTVSITANPRFAFIEKAVNPPGECEPEWEIYAAILKRVGEIAAARGLETYGDHFGQRRVYGDLWSRYTMDGKVVTQEQALTEMLAVAEATSILPKGTTLESFRKAGMLQQVSFGTGFMKHLVANDYSPDKPFFSLAWHRDKKITYPTYSRRAQFFLDHPWYIEAGEALPVHKEPPKIGGDHPFVISGGHPRHSIHSLHLNVPELMRLHRAQPVMHVNDKTAARLGMKDGEQVRVYNDFSDFEIMLRTSPTVAPMQVVVYFWENPQFKEWKVYDRLLIGQPKPLHLAGGYEQLRYYLFNGSPGPSTDRGVRVSVEKIKPA; this is encoded by the coding sequence CACTGCTGTTCGACGGCGAACCGGCTCTGGAAGGTCAATTCGAGGTCACGCTTGCGACCGGCGAGAAAGTCGTTGTCACCACCGTGTATGCCCTTCTGAAGGCACAGATCAACGCCAACCACACCCCCGAGCAAGTGCAGCAGCAATCGGGCGCGCACCCCAGCCTGACCCGCATGCTGGCCAAGAAAGTCGCCACCAAGCGCACCTGCTCCTACATCGGCTTCAGTTCGGCCAAGACCTACCACGGTGATCTTGGCGAACGCGCGCTGATGCTGGCGATGGCCCTGTCCGGAAACTGGGGCAAGCCGGGCACCGGCTGGAACACCTGGGCCATGCCGGCCGACCATATCGAACTGATGATGGTGATGGAAAAAACCGTCGCCGAGGGCGGCCTGGCCGCCTTCGCGCAGATGGAACAGGCGCTCGCGACCAAGCTGCGGGCCGAAGACCCGGAAATCACCGAAGAACTGATCGGCGTGGCCCTGGCCAAGGAAATGACCACCGCCATGGGACTGGTGCCGCCGGCGATGTTCCTCTACAACCACTGCGGCTACAAAGAGGCCTACGACAACAAGGCCTGGCAGGATCCGACGCTGAAGAAAACCTTCGGCGAGTATTTGAGTGAGGCGACCGAACAGGGCTGGTGGCAGCCGCACCATCTGCGTCCGGCACCGGGCAAGCATCCGCGGGTGATGATGATCACCTCCAGCAACCCGGTGCGGCGCAATCGCTCCGGCGCCCAGCTGTTGCCCAAGCACCTGTTCCCGAAGCTGAAGATGATGTTCGCCATCGAACCGCGCATGTCAGCCTCGGCGCTGTACTGCGACATCATCCTGCCGGCGGCCTGGTACTACGAAAAGATGGACATGACCGTGTCCATCACCGCCAATCCGCGCTTCGCCTTCATCGAAAAAGCCGTCAACCCGCCCGGCGAGTGCGAGCCGGAATGGGAGATCTATGCAGCGATTCTGAAACGGGTTGGCGAAATTGCCGCCGCGCGTGGACTCGAAACCTACGGCGATCACTTCGGTCAGCGGCGTGTCTATGGCGACCTGTGGTCGCGCTACACCATGGACGGCAAAGTGGTCACCCAGGAACAGGCACTCACCGAGATGCTGGCCGTGGCGGAAGCCACCAGCATCCTGCCCAAGGGCACCACCTTGGAGAGTTTCCGCAAGGCCGGCATGCTGCAACAGGTGAGTTTTGGCACCGGCTTCATGAAACACCTGGTGGCCAACGACTATTCGCCCGACAAGCCGTTCTTCAGCCTGGCCTGGCATCGCGACAAAAAGATCACCTACCCCACCTACTCGCGCCGTGCCCAGTTCTTTCTGGACCATCCCTGGTACATCGAAGCCGGCGAAGCACTGCCCGTGCACAAGGAGCCGCCCAAAATCGGCGGCGATCATCCCTTCGTCATCAGCGGTGGCCATCCGCGCCACAGTATTCATTCGCTGCACCTGAACGTGCCGGAGCTGATGCGCCTGCACCGTGCCCAGCCGGTCATGCACGTCAACGACAAGACCGCCGCCAGGCTCGGCATGAAAGACGGCGAACAGGTGCGCGTGTACAACGATTTCTCGGATTTCGAGATCATGTTGCGCACCTCCCCCACCGTGGCCCCGATGCAAGTGGTGGTGTACTTCTGGGAAAACCCTCAGTTCAAGGAGTGGAAAGTCTACGACCGCCTGCTGATCGGCCAGCCCAAGCCGCTACACCTGGCCGGCGGCTATGAACAACTGCGGTACTACCTGTTCAACGGCAGTCCCGGACCAAGCACCGACCGTGGCGTGCGGGTTTCGGTGGAAAAGATCAAGCCCGCGTAA
- a CDS encoding FAD-dependent oxidoreductase, translating to MSQDKQRPVDTVRRSFVLSAGGGLIAAGVGVVPGAARAAAEPWHRDADVLVVGSGAAGFSAALFARESGADVLMLEKGPVAGGTTIRSGGVHYIPNNRFLRAAGIADPREDFLRLAVRMSYPDRYRPEAARFGAGEREYVLLETFYDQAAPTVDRLTELGIVDYLPFIDYDDRPFPDNYAELAENRAPRGRGIVCRPKQQREGRFYYRNGGGVGVDLIELLQAAAVERSIPVLTRHAVAELVQDVAGRVVGVVCEHRGKRLRIGARQGVVFASGGFIHDPQLRACHLLGPVYGGCAAPTNRGDFLRLSGGAGAALGNLQHGWWMEVLLEETLASSDAPTGVWVIPGDSSLSVNLAGERYVNEKNHPGSRPRAHFAWDAVSGDYPQRITLMIWDTRTVQHRGGVMGVQQAGAPLPGHVISGAGWEALATAIAARLEKLAPAIGQVGLSPGFAKQIQATVARYNDFARRGVDDDFQRGAAAADIAWNYFGNLPVLPSDYPNPTMHPLAPQGPYFAALLVAGAIDSKGGPLVDAQAQVLSSEGAPIGGLYGAGNCIASPTGGAYWGGGGTIGPAVVFGQIAGSAAAKAPARVI from the coding sequence ATGTCGCAGGACAAGCAGCGACCGGTCGACACGGTCCGTCGAAGCTTCGTTTTAAGCGCTGGAGGCGGCCTGATCGCTGCTGGGGTCGGGGTCGTCCCGGGTGCCGCGCGGGCGGCTGCTGAGCCTTGGCACCGCGACGCAGACGTGCTGGTGGTGGGCAGCGGCGCGGCCGGCTTCAGTGCGGCCCTGTTTGCACGAGAGAGCGGCGCGGACGTGCTGATGCTGGAGAAAGGCCCGGTGGCCGGCGGTACCACAATCCGCTCCGGCGGCGTGCATTACATCCCGAATAACCGCTTTCTGCGTGCGGCAGGCATTGCCGACCCGCGTGAGGATTTCCTGCGCCTTGCCGTGCGCATGAGTTACCCGGATCGCTACCGGCCAGAGGCCGCTCGTTTCGGGGCCGGCGAGCGTGAATACGTTCTGCTGGAGACATTCTATGACCAGGCGGCGCCGACCGTGGATCGCCTGACCGAGCTTGGCATCGTCGATTATTTGCCGTTTATCGACTACGACGACCGGCCGTTCCCGGACAACTACGCGGAGCTAGCCGAGAACCGTGCCCCGCGTGGCCGCGGCATCGTGTGCCGGCCCAAGCAGCAGCGCGAGGGCAGGTTCTATTACCGCAATGGCGGCGGGGTGGGCGTGGACCTGATTGAGCTGCTGCAGGCGGCGGCAGTTGAGCGCTCGATCCCGGTCCTTACCCGTCATGCGGTGGCGGAACTGGTGCAGGACGTCGCCGGCAGGGTCGTTGGCGTGGTGTGTGAGCACCGTGGAAAACGGCTGCGCATCGGTGCCCGCCAGGGTGTGGTGTTTGCGAGCGGAGGTTTCATACACGATCCCCAATTGCGCGCCTGCCACCTGCTGGGCCCGGTCTATGGTGGTTGCGCCGCGCCTACCAACCGGGGAGATTTTCTGCGCCTGTCGGGCGGTGCCGGGGCGGCCCTGGGCAATCTGCAACACGGCTGGTGGATGGAAGTGCTGCTCGAGGAAACCCTAGCCAGTTCCGACGCGCCGACCGGGGTGTGGGTGATCCCTGGTGACAGTAGCCTGTCGGTGAATCTGGCCGGCGAGCGCTATGTGAATGAGAAAAACCACCCTGGCAGCCGGCCGCGGGCGCATTTCGCCTGGGATGCGGTGAGTGGCGACTACCCGCAGCGCATAACACTGATGATCTGGGACACGCGCACCGTGCAGCACCGCGGCGGGGTGATGGGCGTGCAGCAGGCGGGTGCGCCGCTGCCCGGCCATGTCATTTCCGGTGCTGGTTGGGAGGCGCTAGCGACTGCCATTGCGGCGCGGCTCGAAAAGCTCGCGCCGGCGATCGGTCAGGTGGGTTTGTCGCCGGGGTTTGCCAAGCAGATCCAGGCCACCGTGGCTCGATACAATGATTTCGCCCGCCGCGGCGTGGATGACGATTTCCAGCGTGGCGCGGCGGCGGCCGACATCGCCTGGAACTATTTCGGCAATCTGCCGGTGCTACCCAGCGACTATCCGAATCCGACCATGCACCCGCTGGCGCCGCAGGGGCCGTACTTCGCCGCGCTGCTGGTGGCCGGCGCCATTGACAGTAAGGGCGGACCGCTGGTCGATGCGCAGGCGCAGGTACTAAGCAGTGAGGGTGCGCCGATCGGCGGCCTGTATGGGGCCGGTAATTGCATCGCCAGCCCGACTGGCGGCGCCTACTGGGGCGGTGGCGGCACCATCGGCCCGGCAGTCGTGTTCGGGCAAATTGCCGGTAGCGCCGCAGCGAAGGCCCCGGCGCGGGTGATCTGA
- a CDS encoding N-6 DNA methylase: MNMLLLHGIGRQDYEPIEVKDALAADPGDRFDLVLTNPPFGKKSSTTIVGVVAPAIHGSRDISASMHVRGKVSKERDSVERADFWTTTSNKQLNFIQHVKTILRQNGRAAVVVPDNALFFDKKPASETPWTKKLWIYDPAHQHPLHAQDRPLEARRPG, translated from the coding sequence ATGAACATGCTGCTGCTGCACGGCATCGGCAGACAGGACTACGAGCCCATTGAAGTTAAAGACGCGCTGGCTGCCGACCCCGGTGACCGCTTCGATCTGGTGCTCACCAATCCGCCCTTCGGCAAGAAGAGCAGCACCACCATCGTGGGCGTCGTCGCTCCCGCCATCCATGGCTCCCGCGACATTAGTGCATCCATGCACGTCAGAGGCAAGGTCAGCAAGGAGCGCGACAGCGTCGAGCGCGCGGATTTCTGGACCACCACCTCGAACAAACAGCTCAACTTTATCCAGCACGTCAAAACCATCCTCAGGCAGAACGGCCGCGCCGCTGTGGTCGTGCCCGACAACGCGCTGTTCTTCGACAAGAAACCTGCCTCCGAGACGCCGTGGACCAAGAAGCTCTGGATTTACGACCCTGCGCACCAACATCCACTTCATGCTCAAGACCGACCCCTTGAAGCGCGAAGACCTGGATGA